The genomic stretch GGATCTGAGctttgaaaaattcaaaatatcttCTTCATGCATTGACACATGGATAGAATTTGCAAAAAAAGGCAACCTTGAAGAGCTAGATCTCAACATGTCAACTGATACTTGTATACTACTCCATCATTTTGTTGACGACAAATATAAGTTTTATTATAGTTTGCCACAGAGCATCTTTACAACAGAGTCTCTACTGTATTAAAGTTAAGAAGGTGTATTTTGGTGCCTTCTAATGAAGTAAAGCTTCCTTGTCTGAAGACATTATCTTTGGAGGAAATACATGCAGAAGATGGGATCATCCAAAATTTATTGTCTACTTGCTTGCTTGTTGAGACATTGATTTTAAAACGTTGCAGTGGTTTGAAGGATTTTTACTGCTCTAGTTCTCAACTACAGACCTTAACAGTGGAGTGTCTGCCTCAATTCAAGAAGTTTGGTTTAGAAACACCAAACCTCCAATCCTTTTCTTTGGCTCTATATGATCATATTCACCTGTTTACcaagtcaaaatttcaaatcaatgcAGCAAGGCTGAGATCTTTATCACTACAGAGCCTTGCAATAGCAGAAGAGATATTTCAAGACTTGATTTTCAAGTTTCACCTCCTTGAGAATCTAAAAGTGGTATGCTGTGGATTGCCAAGAAAACTTGAGTTCTATAATGGGAGGCTTGCAAGTTTAGTGGTGTTCAAATGCATGAATCTGGTTGATTTTGGGATTGATGCTCCAAAACTCATTTCATTCAATTATACTGGTCAGATGTTGCAAATATCTCTCATGAACACTTCTTGCAAACTTCATGTGAAACTTCATTTAAAACCTATTGCTGTTGATTCTCTTTGGTTCTCTGAATTGAGGGAGATTCTTGGGTGGTTTGGTCATGCCCAAATTCTAACAATATGTTGCAAGGCTCATAAGGTATGGATAGGAATACAAgatccattatttttatttcatattctCAGATATATAGTATGTTGCTCcaaatataacttttttttccccccctatTTTGGGAATCCTTTCCTCATCATAGACAGAAAGGTTCATCATTCCAAAAGAATTAAGGGAAAGTACAATCCCTCCACTACTTGATCTAAAGCACTTGCAGCTAACAACATCCTCAGAACCAATAATGAATTATGAAGAACTTATTGATAGTTTGCTGTGGATTTCTCCCAACATTGAGACTCTATTTATAGATACGGGTTCCAGCAGCAaaactctaaaggtgtgaaagTCTCCTTCACAGAATCTTCATTGTGTGTACCACAACCGCAAGATCTATGATGACTATGTACTTGCCTCGACATGCTATATATCTCAATTCAAAG from Macadamia integrifolia cultivar HAES 741 chromosome 11, SCU_Mint_v3, whole genome shotgun sequence encodes the following:
- the LOC122093409 gene encoding uncharacterized protein LOC122093409: MNLVDFGIDAPKLISFNYTGQMLQISLMNTSCKLHVKLHLKPIAVDSLWFSELREILGWFGHAQILTICCKAHKTERFIIPKELRESTIPPLLDLKHLQLTTSSEPIMNYEELIDSLLWISPNIETLFIDTGSSSKTLKFEPTDLPGKWEE